The genome window GGGAAACATTGTTAATCAATCAAGAAATTTGTCGATAATGGTAAAAGTTCATTGTAAAAATGATGAAGAAAAAAAGAAAATATTAAAATACCTTGCAGCTTGGCCGTACGTGATCATGAATAGTTTAAGGAATGACTTCAGCACAACTAAAATAAATAAGTTTTTAACTCAAGATGATTTAGAACAAATGAATAATCATCCTCATAAACCAACATTTATTGCTATTAAGTTAGATGAATTATTTCAAAAATATTTATGCTCTGAAATAAATTCATACGTATTTCATCTTTTACAAAATGAACGTTTATTATTACTTAATTCAGTTGGCGCATGTGAAAGAATTGCATCGACACCAATTCCATTTGTTTTGGCAATTAAAATAAGAAGATTTATATTAATGTTTATTATATTGTTACCTTTTTGTATGAATGACAAGACAAATATTTATTCCGCAATTATTGTTGGTCTCGTTTCATACCCTCTACTTTCGTTAGATGAAATAGGGGTACATTTGCAAAATCCTTTTTCATTGAAAAGTTTGAGTTGTCTTCCATTAGAAAATATTTGTGATAAAATTAGTGCAAATATTTCGGAAAATAGTTTTTGACTTTTCCAAAAATACCTTAGTGTCTAGTTTCTTACTTTTTTTATAAAAATATTTAAAAATTTCAGTAGGAATATTGTATGCGAAAAGACAGTATATTTGATATACCCAAAAATCTACCAATTCCCCATTAAGCACAATAAAAAATAAAGTTGTTGTGTTTTGTTACCCTAGAACGGGAAAACCAGAAGAAGAAGCACCTCTTGGTTGGGATCAAATTCCTGGTGCAAGGGGGTGTACTCCGCAGCTTTGTGGTATTAACAGCAAAGAGAATTTATTCGAAAAATTTGGAGTGACAGTCTTTGGACTAAGAATGCATCTAAAAAATTATATCATTAATTTTTTAGATGCATTCTTATTTTATTAAATATGAAATTAAAAAACAATGCTTTAAAAAAACTCATAATAATGAAATAATTTAATGGAATTTTTTTTATTTACTTTTGCAAAATAGGAAATTATGAAAACCAAAAGACCGTTGCTTACTTTAAAAATGAATGTTGAAGACTTTTTGAATTACTATTGGCTAAAAGAAGAGTTAAGAATTTTTTGTCGAAAAAATAAGCTCCCAACTTCTGGTTCTAAAGAACAATTACAAAAACAAATAGCTCACTTCTTAAAAACAGGGAAAATACTTGCTAGTGAAGTAGTTACTAAAAAATCAATAATTAAAGATAGTGATGGGAATATTACATTGCAAACTTTAGTTAAAAATTTTAGAAATGATTCTAAAACGAGAATTTTTTTTATCCAACAAATAGGGAAAAATTTTCATTTCAATGAGTATTTAAGAGAATTTGCAAAAAAAAAATTTAGAAAAAAATTCTAAATTAACCTATGCAGATTTAGTAAAAGGCTGGAAGCAAAGTGAAGAATTAAAAAAAGAGAAAAGCTATAAAAGTAAAATTGGGTCACAGTTTGAGTATATGGCATTTATTCGAGATTTTTTTGCTTTTGAAAAGAACAAATCACAAAAAGAAGCTATTGCCGCTTGGAATTCAATAAAGTTATTGCCAGGAAAAAGAACTTATAAAAATTATTTAAAAAATATTAAACATAAAGAAAAATCACTATCAATAAAAAACAATTTATTACCAGATCCTACGGCTGTGCGAGTGGCATTATGGCGTGCTTTACATGTTTTAAAAGATTTACCTCCTTATATCTTTAAAGACAAAATTGCTTTAAAACTAATCAATCCAGAAATAAATTGGCAATCAAGACCTGATATGCATTTAGAAAATACAAAGGGTTTTAGAGCAAGTATCGTAGCTCGAAGCCGTTTTATTGAGGACATTGTTATTCAAAAAATAAAATTTGGAATGAAACAATATCTCATTTTTGGAGCAGGGTTAGATACTTTTGTTCAACGTCACCCTGAATTGGAAAATAAAGTAGCAATTTTTGAAATTGATATAAAAGAAACTCAAGAATGGAAAATTTCACGCTTAAAAGCTTTAAAATACACTAAACCTAAAAATTTGAATTATATTTCAGTTGATTTATCAGGAAAAATATCTTGGTATGAAAAATTAATAAAATCTAAATTTGATTTTAAATCCCCATCAATAACAGCAATTGCTGGAGTTTCATTATATCTTTCCAAAGAAGAAAATTTACAATTGTTAGTGCAATTTGCAAAATTCCCTCAAGGATCAATAGTAATTATTAGTTTTATTTTGCCGATAGAACTACTAGAAGAAAAAGATAAAAATAACTTTAAACAGGTAATATTGCGCGCAAAACAAGCAGGTACACCTTTTCTCAGTTTCTTCTCACCGCAAGAGCTGTTAACTTATGCTAAAAATGCAGGATTTAAAAAAGTAACGCACGTAGGAAAAAAAGATATCATTAATTTATATTTTAAAAATCGAAAAGACGATTTTCTTCCCAGCAGTGGAGAAGAATATATTATAGCTTGTACATGAAACTCTCTGCTCATTGAAAATAGAATAGAGTTTCACATAAAACCCTGAACTAATCTTTACCTGGGTAAGTTTGAAATTTAGGTAATTTTTCAAAGTGATCCAGCCAAGAAACTCTTTCTTTTACCATAACTTGAGAATCAGGAGGATTGGCACTTAAATCATCTAATGTGCCAGAATGAATATCAATTAAGCCAGGAAGCATAATTTCATTCCGATAAAATAACCCTGTACCACAGGCTCCACAAAAGTAACGTTGCGCATTCTTAGAAGAAGAATACGCAATAGGATTTCCGGTAATTTTAATTTGTTCATTTTTAAAAGCAATCCATCCTACCATTGGAGCGCCTGACCAACGTCGACAATCAGTACAGTGGCACAAGGAGTGATAAACTTCTTTTCCTTCAGCAATATATGAAATTGCTCCACAATGACATTGTCCGCGCCGTTGATGTATTGAACTCATTTCCATTATCCTTTCAAAACAAAATAACAATAAAGCAATGAAGTTTACTATAAAAAGAGTAAGACTTCAATCAATTGTTTTTCAAATTTTACAAAATTTATCTTCTCATCTAAAAAATTTATATTTGTATTTAATATTTTAAAAAAATAAAAAAATATTTTTACTTGACTCCACTATAATAATAAATCATTTTTTCTTTTTGCAGTAAGGAGTTTAAAACCAATGCAAGCAACAAAAATTATAAGTAGATTCTGTTACTTAATTATTACATTAATTTTTATTCTCCCAATCTTTCCAAATAATAAATATATATTAAATAATGCTCAAATAATTACTAGTGAAAACAATTTTATTCCTTTTCTGGGGTATATTGAAATTAATAATGACATTATTGAAAATGTCCAACAAGGACTATATAAAAATGAAACTCAAAATATTAATGTAATTAATTGTAACCAAAAATATGTAGTTCCTGGATTTATAGATACACATACACATACTGAAAGTATTCCAGGAATGACTTCTCAACAAAAACTAAGTAAATTAAATAAAGATATTGTAAAAAATTATTATGTTCAACTTCCAAAAAGTTATTTGTATTTTGGATATACCACAATTCTTGATTTATCGCTTGGAAATAAAAAAGGAGTTGAAGAATTTAATTCAAATATTTTCCATCCGCAATTATTAATAAGTGGTGGGCCTATGGCAGAAAAAGGAGGATATCCTTTACACTTTCTAAAAAGTGATCATTCATTTCATTCTATTGACAGCAATGCAAAAAATTACAAAACTCAAATAAATACCGCTATTAGCAATATTATTAGTAATAATGGAGTTATATTGAAATTGTACTATGAAAAAGGTTTTGAAAAAAATGAATCGTTACCTAACCTTTCAGAAAAAAGTTTCATTTATAGCATAGATCAAGCCCATAAGAATAAAATTTCAGTTATTGTTCATGCTAATTCACTTGAAGCATATAATGAAACAATAGAATTAAATCATGATGGATATGCCCACGGTCTTTGGAGATGGGGAAATCTAAATTACAATCCAAAAGAGCTCCCTCCTGAAGTTAAAAATATTCTAAATAAACTTATTACTTACAAAATAGCTTATCAACCAACTACACAAGTTATGCACGGAATATTGTCACTTTATGATCATAATTTTTTAGAACAAGAAGACGTTCGAAAAATAATTCCAAAAAAATTACTGGACTGGCTAAAAAATGAAAAAAATCAGATCGTCGCAAACGAAATAAAATCAGGTATAACTAAAGAACAGGCTCTTGAAGTTTTTAATAAGGGACAACAAGCATTAAATTATTTAGCAAAACGCAATGCATTTTTACTATTTGGTAGCGATACTCCGTCTGCCGCAATTCATACAAATTTACCAGGATACAATGGATATTTAGAAATGCTTAATTGGTCAAAAGCTGGAGTCACAAATTCTCAGATATTAAAAGCAGCAACTATTGATAACGCTAAATTTCTTAATCTTGATGAAAAAATAGGCTCAATTGCAAAAAATAAGACCGCAAATTTACTCCTTCTTGATAAAAATCCACTCGATAAAATTGAACATGTAAATTCTATTCAAAAAATTATTTTAAATGGAAAAATTATTGCAAGAGATGAATTAATTTCCAACCTTTAAATGTTGAAAATTTTTATTTTAAATTTTGCAAAAAAAATTTACAAGTTTTTATTTTTCAGAATTTTTAATTATTTTTGAAAACTGCTCATGCAGTAAAATTTATAAAAGGCAAATAGCTTTCTTTTATCACAATGATTCTTAAAAACTATACTTTGAATAATTCCATTTAATATTGGAAAAATTGAATAAGTCAAAGGAATGGCGATTTTTTTTAATTGCTAGAAAACAAATATGCAATTAATTTTTTATTTCGTGTTCACCTAATACTTAACAAGGAGAATTTATATGTCTTACAAAAGTATGAAGTTAATTAAAGTTGCTATTGCATGTACTATATTGCCATTATCTTTCGCAGCAAGTGCTTTTTCCATCAGAGGTTTAAATGATAAATGCCTCGATGTGCGCTTTTCAGGCACAGCTAATGGAACACCTGTTCAACTATGGGATTGTAATGGATCAGCAGCCCAAGAATGGTACTTCGATAGAGGCCGTGTTATAGGTATAGGTGGAAAATGTTTAGATGTTCAATATGGAATTCCATATAATGGAACACCAATTCATTTATGGGATTGTAATAATACTCCTGCTCAAAATTGGGGTTTTATTAACAACTTTTTCCAAGGCCTTGGTGGCAGATGTCTCGATGTTCGCGGCGCAAATCCTGCTAATGGAACTCCAGTTCAAATTTGGGACTGTGTTGATCAGCCACAACAAAAATGGCGTTTAGTTACTAATTAATACGAATTAAAATATAGATCTTTCCTTATCAATCACATTAAGTAAATATAAAATTTTGATCCAGAAGAAATTATAATTAGAAAAAATAATATCATTTAAAATAAATTAGTCATAAAGGAATAGTTATAGTTCTTGGTAATTTATCACTATTTTGCCACCAACCAATATTTGAAAAACGTAAATAATTATCTTCATTATCATTTTTGAAATATTCTAAACGCGCTTGAATTGTTGGATCAACTAACATTTTTTTATTTGCACATATTGTTCCCATATCTTTTCCATTTATTTTTATTGTTAAACCCCATCCGTGTGGATAATCTACACCAAAAAAAGTTATTAAAGAACAAGGCTGTTCAGTATCATAAAATGAAATTCTAAAGTTGTTAAAAGATATAGCTTCATTATCTTGAATGTGTGTTTTCTTTTTAGCCTCTAAAATTAAGACTGCAAAAGAGGGGACAATTGAAGAAATATCATACGTATGATTATAAATTAAATCTTGTTTTGTTTGGTTTATAAATTCAACTTTAAAAATTGCAAAAGCATTGCAAAAAAATAGTGAAGAATAAAAGAAACAGAAAAATATTAAACAGCGTTTCATTTTAATACTCCTATTAATTCCCTAAATGTTTATTTTTGAATTTTTTCTTCAATCTCATCATAAAAATCAACCTGTATTTAGCTAATATCGAAAAAGAAAAAAAAGATAAATAAAACAAAATAAATTTAGTAATATTCATTTATTTAGTAGACCTTAAAAAATTAATTTATTCTAGATTAAAAAACAGAATGAAAAAAAGATAAAATTATGCTTAATAGTACATTTAAATTTTATTTTTAGCAAGAATATTAAGAAATAAATTAATTTTTTTCTTCTGATTCAACCATAACCAAGAATAAAAAAAGTTTACTTTATATTTAAAGCTGAAGTAATTTTTGTATTAAGTAATAATATAATCTTATAATTGCGGACCTACTTGAGCAATTAAAGAACTGCCTTTTATTTTTTTGAAATTATCGATAAACATTTGTGCTATTTTCTTTCTTGAAAGATCGTAAGCTTCTTTATCTTTCCAAGTATTTCTAGGATCCAATATTTCACTTGGAACATTACTTACATTGACTGGAATTTTTAAATTAAAGACTTCAAAGTTTTTAAAAGATTCATCCTTCAACGTTCCTGCATGAATAGAATCAAGTATAGCTCTTGTGTGTTTTAAAGAAATACGTTCTCCGGAACCATAACCTCCACCAGTCCATCCTGTATTAATAAGCCAAGTTTTTACTTTTGGAAAAGTTTTTAGTTTTTCATCAAGTAATTCGGCATATTTTTGTGGAGAGCATACCATAAAAGGTGCGCCAAAACATGCTGAGAATGTTGCTGAAGGCTCTTTTACTCCAACTTCTGTTCCTGAAATTTTCGCTGTATAGCCACTCATAAAATAATAAAGTGCCTGTTCTGAAGTTAATAAACTTACCGGCGGAAAAACTCCAAAAGCATCGCATGTTAAAAAGATTATATTATTTGCATGGCTAGTTACACATGGTACCTTAGAATTTTGTATATAATCAATTTTATATGAAGCCCTAGTATTTTCTGTGATAGTTAAATCATTATAATCAGCTAATCTAGTTTTGGGATCCAAAATAACATTTTCTAAAAGACTTCCAAAACGAATTGCTTGAAAAATATCTGGTTCTTTTTCCATGGAAAGGTGATCACATTTAGCGTAACAACCACCCTCAATATTAAAAATTCCTTGATCACTCCAACAATGCTCATCATCACCTATTAATTTTCTTTTTGGATCCGCTGATAGAGTTGTTTTTCCTGTACCTGATAAACCTAGTAAAATACTTACATCTCCTTGCTCACCTTCAGTTACTGAACAATGCATAGATAAAATATTTTTTTGTGGCATTAAATAATTCATAATACTAAAAATACCTTTTTTCATTTCACCAGCATATTCAGTACCAAGAATTACTATTTCTTTTACTTCTAAATTAAGACAAATACTTGTTTTAGATGTTACTTCAGGTATATCTTCATCAGCGCTTTCAGCTCCAGCATTATAAATTATGCAGTCAGGTTGACCAAAATTTTCTAATTCAGATTTAGTTGGTAAAATAAACATATTTGAAACAAATAAAGCATGATATGGTCTTGAACAAATTACTCTTACCTTTAATTGACATGATTTGTCCCAACCAGCAAAGACATCAAAAACATAAAGGCGAGGTTGGACTTTAAAATATTCGATTGCTTTTTGTTTATTTGCGTTAAAGCCTTCTTCAGAAATTGGAATATTTACATCACCCCAATTAACATGAGCTTCACTTTCAGGATGTCTTACAATACGTTTATCTTTTGGACTTCTCCCTGTCTTTTCACCAGATCTGGCAGATAATGCTCCCGAAGATGTGATTATCGAACCTATCTCATATTTTATTGCGTGTTCATATAATTCAGCAGGT of Pigmentibacter sp. JX0631 contains these proteins:
- a CDS encoding GFA family protein; the protein is MSSIHQRRGQCHCGAISYIAEGKEVYHSLCHCTDCRRWSGAPMVGWIAFKNEQIKITGNPIAYSSSKNAQRYFCGACGTGLFYRNEIMLPGLIDIHSGTLDDLSANPPDSQVMVKERVSWLDHFEKLPKFQTYPGKD
- a CDS encoding amidohydrolase family protein, producing MQATKIISRFCYLIITLIFILPIFPNNKYILNNAQIITSENNFIPFLGYIEINNDIIENVQQGLYKNETQNINVINCNQKYVVPGFIDTHTHTESIPGMTSQQKLSKLNKDIVKNYYVQLPKSYLYFGYTTILDLSLGNKKGVEEFNSNIFHPQLLISGGPMAEKGGYPLHFLKSDHSFHSIDSNAKNYKTQINTAISNIISNNGVILKLYYEKGFEKNESLPNLSEKSFIYSIDQAHKNKISVIVHANSLEAYNETIELNHDGYAHGLWRWGNLNYNPKELPPEVKNILNKLITYKIAYQPTTQVMHGILSLYDHNFLEQEDVRKIIPKKLLDWLKNEKNQIVANEIKSGITKEQALEVFNKGQQALNYLAKRNAFLLFGSDTPSAAIHTNLPGYNGYLEMLNWSKAGVTNSQILKAATIDNAKFLNLDEKIGSIAKNKTANLLLLDKNPLDKIEHVNSIQKIILNGKIIARDELISNL
- a CDS encoding bestrophin family ion channel, with translation MNQVDLNYEKYYFINQHEKKSFFRTAVTWNGSVTPVVIHRVLFFMLYAYIASSLEKIYPISTFPISPFQYTGFALGVLLVLRLNAGLERWWEARKLWGNIVNQSRNLSIMVKVHCKNDEEKKKILKYLAAWPYVIMNSLRNDFSTTKINKFLTQDDLEQMNNHPHKPTFIAIKLDELFQKYLCSEINSYVFHLLQNERLLLLNSVGACERIASTPIPFVLAIKIRRFILMFIILLPFCMNDKTNIYSAIIVGLVSYPLLSLDEIGVHLQNPFSLKSLSCLPLENICDKISANISENSF
- the pckA gene encoding phosphoenolpyruvate carboxykinase (ATP); the encoded protein is MLNEYGIKNAEIFHNLLPAELYEHAIKYEIGSIITSSGALSARSGEKTGRSPKDKRIVRHPESEAHVNWGDVNIPISEEGFNANKQKAIEYFKVQPRLYVFDVFAGWDKSCQLKVRVICSRPYHALFVSNMFILPTKSELENFGQPDCIIYNAGAESADEDIPEVTSKTSICLNLEVKEIVILGTEYAGEMKKGIFSIMNYLMPQKNILSMHCSVTEGEQGDVSILLGLSGTGKTTLSADPKRKLIGDDEHCWSDQGIFNIEGGCYAKCDHLSMEKEPDIFQAIRFGSLLENVILDPKTRLADYNDLTITENTRASYKIDYIQNSKVPCVTSHANNIIFLTCDAFGVFPPVSLLTSEQALYYFMSGYTAKISGTEVGVKEPSATFSACFGAPFMVCSPQKYAELLDEKLKTFPKVKTWLINTGWTGGGYGSGERISLKHTRAILDSIHAGTLKDESFKNFEVFNLKIPVNVSNVPSEILDPRNTWKDKEAYDLSRKKIAQMFIDNFKKIKGSSLIAQVGPQL
- a CDS encoding class I SAM-dependent methyltransferase, producing the protein MQKKNLEKNSKLTYADLVKGWKQSEELKKEKSYKSKIGSQFEYMAFIRDFFAFEKNKSQKEAIAAWNSIKLLPGKRTYKNYLKNIKHKEKSLSIKNNLLPDPTAVRVALWRALHVLKDLPPYIFKDKIALKLINPEINWQSRPDMHLENTKGFRASIVARSRFIEDIVIQKIKFGMKQYLIFGAGLDTFVQRHPELENKVAIFEIDIKETQEWKISRLKALKYTKPKNLNYISVDLSGKISWYEKLIKSKFDFKSPSITAIAGVSLYLSKEENLQLLVQFAKFPQGSIVIISFILPIELLEEKDKNNFKQVILRAKQAGTPFLSFFSPQELLTYAKNAGFKKVTHVGKKDIINLYFKNRKDDFLPSSGEEYIIACT
- a CDS encoding RICIN domain-containing protein is translated as MSYKSMKLIKVAIACTILPLSFAASAFSIRGLNDKCLDVRFSGTANGTPVQLWDCNGSAAQEWYFDRGRVIGIGGKCLDVQYGIPYNGTPIHLWDCNNTPAQNWGFINNFFQGLGGRCLDVRGANPANGTPVQIWDCVDQPQQKWRLVTN